The Malus sylvestris chromosome 14, drMalSylv7.2, whole genome shotgun sequence genome segment CATCATGAAACTGTTACTAGTCTGCCGTACACATTGCAGATAATTGGATATAAGGCACAAAGAGAAGAATTGTTACTGACATCCGAAAGCATAATTGGAATTATTGTATAAAGGAATACAAGAATGTCATGAAAAAAGCATACAATTTAACAACTACCAACTTTCTATAATTTAATCAAACAGATGACATGCCTCCCCATACGATATAGACAAATAAAGTTCCAAATCTCAGGATTCTGTATTAGCTACAAGATAAAAGTTTTTAGCTATTTTATTCGGTTATTCATGCCAACCGAATTTTCAGATAAGCAGAATTAGAAAACCCCATCATAACAATGACCACTTGGATACCAAAtacatgaacaaaaacaaaatataacgATTTGTGACACGTTGATCAAATAACTGCACTAAAAACCAGAACTTCAcatataaaatttatgtaaatcACAACAATAATAACCTTGCATTCCGTCTGGCTTGGATTCTCTGCCGACTCGTCCTTATCCTTGACCCTTTCCTTGGGCACCTTCAATATGAACAAGTCAAAACACCAGCAAACCAAATGTGGGAACCAATAGCAGAAATGTTCTAATCATACAGCCTAAGCCAATCAGAATTCGCCATCAccatttttaaaacaaaatctcatccaaaatgtatgtaaacaaaaaaataaagacgAATTTCAGCTACAACCCTAAAAATGCAAACACATAATTGCCTTTGCTGCAGAATTGCAGCTGAAATTAACACAGGCTGggcaaacataaacaaaaagtttcgatttttaaaccgaaaaaaaaggaaataaagagGTATACCTGGTTGGGTTTCCTTCTAACAGGGTGATTAAACTTGCAATTGGATCCAAATTTGCAAGACCCGGTCTTTAGATAATATGAACAGTCTTCAGCTTCCGGCCTCACTGGGTACTGATACCTTCTGTTACTTTCCTGAGTTTCCACCGCCTTCTTCTCCTCCACCCCACCGCCATCCTCCTCCCACCCCTGATTTCCTCCCCACCCTTCTCCTCCGTCACTCTGCTCGCTCTGCTCACTCTGcctctcatttttctctccaTTTACAATCTCAATCTCTTGCTCACCGGAactcttctcttcttcctccacTCCCTCTCCACCCTCCTCTGCCTTCGAATCCACCTTCTGCAACTCACCAGCTCCTTCCTCCTCCGCCTTCAAATCCGAAGGGAAAGCAGGGTCGAAGTTCCCAATCTCATCAACGATGGAAGGATCGAAGTTCCGAATCTCAAGGTCGAATTGCTGAATCTCATGGAGGATGGCAGGGTCGCGATTCCTAATCCTATTGAGCACGGCGGGGTCGAGTGTCCGAATCCAATCAAGGATTTCAGGAACGAGATCGGACCGCGCAAGTAACGGAACAGACGTCGGATTTAGGGGAACTTCGACGCCTTCAGAAAATTCCACCTTCTGCAACTCACCAGCCCCATCCTCCGCCTTCAAATCCACCTTCTGCAACTCACCAGCTCCATCCTCCGCCTTCAAATCCACCTTCTGCAACTCACCAGCTCCATCCTCCTCCACCTTCTCTACTGAATCCAGCTTCTGCACCTCATCAGGCTCTCCATCGTCCTCCCCCTCCTCTTTCAAATCCAGTTTCTGAAGCTCGTCGAGGACCGCATGATCGAGACCAGAGGATGCGAGAGCGGGATTGGGAGAAGAAGGCAGAAAGCCCTGGTCGGAATGAGCGTGGTTGGTGCTGGGGGTTTCGGGATCTGGGGGAACAAGAGAGATAGCTTCAGAGATTTCCATTCTCCCTCCACATTTCAAAACCCTAACTCTTCTGAGAAGAAATGAACTGACTCTCCTTGACAGAAAGGGAAAGAGACAGAAACGGGGTTGATGTGAAAACCGCTTTTTGAGGATTTTCTTGCCTTTCTGTGCACACGCAACATCATCCTTTTAGGTATTATAATATGATAAGCGTTATCTATagacttatttttacttttaacattcttttttttttaatggttagatcgaatgaattgataAAGATTATTAGTAAAAAGTTAACGGGTGTGTGGGATTTGTGAATAGAAATATCCATATAATAATGGTGATTGAGACGTTTTTATTTGGAGTAATGTTAGATAAACCAATTTTTTAGATCAGATTTGTATATTACATGATGTGTTAATTAGTagaaaataagtacgttaatcgacactcaaataataattcaatcattaacaaccgcgttatatgttttataaaatttggtttaaaaagcTGAGCTCCCTAGTACTAACCTTTTATTTGAGAGAAGTTTAGATAGTACAAATATATTTGGATAGCGACTTCTTGTATCAATGATACAAGATTGGTGTAAGTTTTACTTTACAATCAGCACAAATTGTCACAATATTATATCGTCATAAATTGGTATGAAACATCACTGTGATGATATAtctattttatataaattgctcTCCGCTTCTAAAgtatgttaataaaaaaaatacaaatgcaCTTTCTTATATTATTGACTTAATTAGACAAATGGTTCTCGTAATTATAGGATAGTTGAAACATAGCCCATttgatacaaaataaaattagaatttaCACCCTTGTGGTGAAAGACCATTTGACAATTTAGTTCAAAAGTGAAACTTGCGTCAGAATCTGTCAAAATAAAGGGGTAAACATGTATTTTCGTGTCCTTAAACGAACACCTCTCCCCTCTTCTCTATGTCTTCTGTCTCGCACTTTCTTGTTGCTCATGGTTATCCTCAATACGAAGCCAGCAACCGAACGCAAACAAAAGCAATCCCAAATTCAACTGAGAAAAAGAGGGGTAACATTGAATCAAGATGAAAAGGGAGGTTAAGAATAAGAGATGAAATTTGATAGATGTTGAAGCCGTAAAAAAATTACGGAAAATCGAAGCAATTGGATGTCCGACTCGGGCCTATATGACATGACTGATCAATAGAAATACTCTAACACTCCACCtttgtcatatattccatacaTTCGGATCTATTTAGCTATAGGATGCGGGTGCACTTTAACGGGACACTCAACGGAAATCTCAATTTTGGATTAAATTGCTAACAGTATTCACAACAAAGatttaaattctaattttttataggcttattatacaaaatggtctctgatatttgcatgatcaatagaaatgACCTCTGAGATTTAAAaccaatagaaatggtccttgagattgtctaccatccatgattttggttcTTCTGTTAAAAACGCTTTgaacaattttcaaagctttataacttaaccaaattcgacccataatatatcaaaatgaagatataaaagtgtagaataagattatacctatttggaagcccaatggttgccggagatggccggaaagtagcttgaaaggtgactggtccgcgggaaaactgaaaaactctccgaaaactgggcaaactttaaacgttcataacttcttcaatactcatcAAAATTGAGTGATTCCAAAACGAatatcatacttctcaacgcgactaagagaatggtacctttttcaaaGGCTAACTCGCCGTGATTTGGTCGGACAACAGCTCAAAAGTGGCTAACCattttcgagttagccactttagAGCAGTTTTATGGCTAAACCATGGCGAGTTAGCAGTCAAGAAAGatatcattctcttcgtctcgtcgagaagtatgattttcataatcactcgatttcattgagtattgaagaagttatgaacgtttaaagtttacctagtttctggcgagttttcaagttttcccgcggaccagtcacctttcaggctatttttcagccatctccggcaatcattgggcttccaaataggtttaatcttgttctacactttcttatctttattttgatatattatggttaagaatcgattgagttacgaagctttgaaaattgcccaaagagtttttaacggaatgaccaaaatcatggatggtggacaatctcagggaccatttctatttattttaaatctcaatcactatttctattgatcatgcaaatctcaagaactattttatataataatctttttttatattataaagACTATCTTCTGACTACTATATAATCACAAGGGGCACATCAAATCAAATGTatgatataaaataaataaataaatttatattaaaatagCTATCTTCCGATTATcttacacaatcatattcttGTTCAAAAGCGAGATGAACCTACATGTCGTTTTATTAGGGGATTTGACCGCGGCTTCTCACGGGTAGAGTAAAGATATCGTATCAAATCAATATCACATGTTGCATGACATAAGATTCTTTATTTGACATGAAATGAAATGATCTGTTTTGGTTTCTTCAACACAGTTACCTGCATAAAAAAACTCACAGGCAATTGTGAGCGTGTGCGGGTGATCGATTGATGTTTGTATATGATTGTCGAGAACGCACTTATATTTAGGTCAACGCAATCGATAAGTCGTGCGTAAATGAGTGCGATTGAACAACAGTCGATCATAAATacattgtttttgtttgttttacagACGATAATGTTAATGAGTTATATTGCTAAACGTTGTAATCATTTTTGTTATTAAAGAAAACTCTACTAATTTGTGTATATCTCAAAGTCTGTGAGAGTAATCTTATAAttatatttcttattttgaatattttttaggATAATTTGCTTGCTTATATTGGTCTACATTATTGCTTGTGGAATTAATAAGTTTTATCTAAGAACCATGAAAAAAGATACGAATGAGACATTTCATGTGataagaatttaaatattttgaaaggaTCACATAGATTGTTAAGCTTGTCTCTTTAAGCACATATCCAAAAAATTCTGAATATATATGATATCAATATAACGTTGTCCAATTcaataaagggaactttaacgaaaagctcccggtactgttcactttaacgaaaaaccacatttttacactaaaaagtcaatcatggtactattcactttactctttattttgtccttatcattaaaactcaaagttttcaaactcttttaattagttttcctttcaaTAAAAGGACACGTTTAGCCGTACGTAATGTCCATAAAGAATTGGAGCATCAaatggaggcagattctctgccctctccgtgccctcctgtttgtgtggtcacggttaaaccatgtcaacattttatattactattcattttttttattgtctctataaaaaaataatataaaatgttgacgttaCTTAACCATGACTACACAAAATAGGACACGGAAAgtaggagggcagagaatctgcctccgcATCAAATTATGAAAAGAATTCATTATGTGTTGTAGGAATCGTAGCTTGCTTTGAGGCCACAGTCCATGAAGTCTAGTAGCAAATTTTTTTCTCCAATAATGTCTTCGTCAGAGACTGTTCATGTTATCATACATCCAATCTCATACATGTATACACATATTGGAAAACATGAAATATTCGGAAACATCACCGATAATTGAGCTCAGAGTGCCAATGATTTATATCGAGCAAGTCTAATAACATAATATGTTAGCAAGTCTAATAACATAACATGTTAGATTATTCGGAAACAAGGTAGGCATTAACATACCGAACATGTTATCATGGGCAGTAACTGCAAGGAGGCAAGTCTAACAAGATCCAAATGAATGAGATTAGCATCTGAAATTTCAATTAAAACAGGATTAGCTTGTGATCCACCTCAGAGAAAATGTGCTTAATATCCAAGGAATTGCTCTTTGTTGAGATAAATGGATGGGCCAAATGAAGGCCCAAGGGAAATCAGAATCAATGGTGACTCTGAATTGCAATTACAGGGGAAACCCTAGCCCTCCCCTTGTCTCCTAATTTATCAACTGAAAGTGGAACAACAGATTCATTAGTCAAGTTACATGATTGCATCTGTTTTCCATTACCAAGTCACTTCTTACTCTTCTTCACCGAATGCCCGGTCTTGCGCTTGTGACGGCTGAAATCTGACACGAATCGGAAGGTCTGTGCACACCCTGGCTCAGCGCATACATACGGACGAGCACCTGTGTGAACCCTAATGTGCTCAGTGCGAGCCCATGCCCACTTGAATGTCATCTTGCAGCCCTTCCAAGGGCATCGAAGGGGGCGATCATCTGTGTGAACACGACGATGTTGCACCAGATACTTGTGCGAGAAGAATTTCTTTCCACACCCCTTGACTGGACATATGTTTCTTTTGTGGGAGGAAAGATCATGTTTTGAGGCAAAACTCATGGTACAGCCTTCAAAATCACATACGAATTCTGCATCCTCTTCCTTCAATTTTGTTTCATTTCGGCCACCTTGAGCTTTCCCTGCTGAAGCATTCTTTGCCTTTTTCCTAGCAGTCTGTTGCTGCTCTTTTGGTTTGGTTCCAGGGCCTTTTGAGGGCTTAGGAGCTCTTTTTCTAAGACGCGTGCTAGGCCCACCTTCTGTCTCCTCTTCAGCATATAAATCAAAGCTGTTCTGCTCAGACTGATTATTTCGGAGCCTAGGTGTCTGCTTCTTCGTTTGCTGAGGGGTTTGTTGATTTCTTGGAGTGCGGGTACCTTGTTTCACAAGAGGAACAGTCCCTCGTTTCACTTGGCGAGGGGTTTCTTGTCTCATTTTCCCACGGGTCTCTGGTTTGGTTTGCTTGTTTCGAAGAATCCTCTTATGCCGCTGAAAATTATCTTCCGGTGTTTCATCCAGAGCGGTATCTTCTCTCTCAATGAATCTGGCTCTGGCCTGCTTGCTTCTAGAAATGCTCCTTCGTTGTTGATGAGAACTGAACCCGTGAACATCCTCTGAAATCAAATTTTCTCTCCCAGTGCATTTAGTTGTCTTGCTTCTAAGGACCCTCTGCGGCTGATGAGAACTACCCTCAAACGAATCATCTGAAACCACATCTGTTTCCACAGGTTTGAATTGCTTACTTTTAGCAGTTCTCCTATGCTGCTGATGAGATTCAACTCCCATTGAATCATCTGAAACGTCACTTCTCTCAATATACTTGACTTGCTCGCTGTGAAGAAACCTCCCATTTTGCTGAAGAGAATCATTATCTTGCATTGAATCACCTGAAACTGCATCTTCTGTCTCAATACGCTTGGGTTTCTTGGTTGGGCCACTCTCATTATGTTTGGCTTGCTTGCTCTTAGGAAGCCTCCTTTGCTGCTGAGGAGAGTTATCATCTACTGAATAATCTGAAACTGCATCTTCTTTATCAAAACATTTAGCTTTCTTGGTTGTTCGAGTATCAGCAGTCATTTTCCTCTTCCTAGCATACTTCTTAACCGTCTTCTCAGTTTTGCGTGTGATTTCTGATTTTACCTCATGATCCTCATCTGGCATTGCCCAAGCACAGAAGGTCcactcttcttcatcttctgctACTTCTACTTCTTCCTCGGGATCCCTTTTTACTAGAAAAGAATGAACTTGGTTTGACATCCACACTTTACCACACCATTTCCCTGCCACTACCTTTTTTGGCTTGCTACCTCTCCTCCCATAGGCATCAATTCTTGTGGGTGAACTAGCAGGAGAGCTCCGGCCAAATGCTTTGTATATAACAGAATTGTATGGCATCTGCTTACTATAAAGATGAGAGCGGCTTAGGCTGGCACTGTAGAAGAGATTGATCCCCAACTTTACAGCCCAGTCCCCGTTCCCAGCAATGGCCTCCTCGCTATCCAGAGCTAACTGAATCCTCGTCTCATCTTCCTTGGCGGCATTCATGAATGCCATATCATTCCAGAGATAACTTATTCCCAGTTCTTCTGCCATAGATTTTGCTTCATCCTCTATCCTGGGGTAGTCTGCGAATATTTGTATTGATAATCAGAGGGATGATTAGAGGATAAATGCTTACCAGTAACCATAGCCAGAAATGGGTGGCtacttaaaattttgaaatattcAAGACAAGTAAATAAAACAACCAAGCTTAAGAACTTCTTGGTGTAAGGAAGACTGTAAATAGCATGTATCTATATTTCCCATCGATGGTAGACTTGGCAGTTCTATTTTTGCGTAAAACAAATTCCACCAAGCAAAGGAAATAGTATGGATTCATAGTGGCCGACATATAAATGCAAAGTCAGTATCATCTTTAGTACATCAGTGATACACTACCTAACAAAACATTTTGACAAGTGGCTGATAAACTGATAACGGTATAAACTAGAAAAGTAACTCTACCATATCATATATACTCATGTTCAACGGTATTTGCTAAACAGGTCAAAATGCACAGAACTGAgttaaacagaaaataaaagaaataagcaAAGAAAACTATTATTATACAAACTTTCTAGGGCAACAACGCACCTGGATGACAAAGGAGTAATATATGGACACCTCCAATTGAGCGAAGCTGCTGCTCAACCTCTACAGCATGCTCAAGGCAGAATACATGCATTCTAGAAGAGTCTACGTCGCATCCTGGATGAAATGACATGCTTGTTTTCTGTATTGGTACGATAGCCTTACCAAATCCTGTTGCTGTGGAAGCAGAATTATTAGTTTTGAAATCTGCAGAGCAGTCAAATTTTTTAGGGCTGCTATCCTTGAAATTAGCTATTTTTCGTCCATCTGTCGCATAGTGATCAAAAGTTTGGAGACGAAGTTCATTCTCACAACCAGATCCTTGTGACGAGGGACTGTGAACTCCACCTGTACCAGCATAAGGGTTTCTTGAAGGAGGACTAGCACTCTGGTCTCTATATCTACTTTCCAAAGAACAGTTTGTCATGTTCGGTTCATCAGAACAGACAGGAACATCTGGTTCAACCTGATCTTCCTCCGAGTCAGATGAATTTCCATAATTCAAAGCTAACAGCCCAAGAGCTGAAGTCTTTCTCGGCATTTCAGTATTTGAAACCACTTCATTACCTTGATCAACCACCTGAATTTGATAATCACCAGATTGAACAAGCACGTCATATAAACCAGCAGGGGCATTGTATTCCTCCAATCCTGTTTTTGACAAATAAACATATTAACGTTCAACACTTCGAATTCTATGAAGGCAAAGTAGAACCATTATACAGAAAGACATTTCCAGGAGGCAGAATAATGGACAGGTAAAGTCTATACAGAAACTTGAACAACACTGCTTATAATCAGATATAGATACCATATAACAAATATGGTTGCCTTAGTAAGACTGAAAAACGTGACAAGCGTATTGAAACAGAAAACTTCCTCTGTAAGTTTTCAATTGTATTTACTGAATAATAGTTGATGCAAGTACTATTCAACTTAGTATAATAGTTGATGCATCTTAAGATGAGCCATGGGAGAAAAGAAATGTAAGTTTGTCATTTCGTCCCCGAGATTGCATAGGCCAATGGAAATGCTGGACTTTCCTCAACTGTGAACCAACACGTAATTTTCAACAAACAGAAATGTATTGAAAAGTACAATTTACGGCTGAGCTTGCCTTAGTTCACATGGTGC includes the following:
- the LOC126599963 gene encoding lysine-specific demethylase REF6-like; the protein is MAASSGLIAEANPEVFPWLKTLPVAPEYHPTWAEFQDPIAYIFKIEKEASQFGICKIVPPVPPSTKKTTIGNFNRSLAARAGVSGSSCPKSEPTFTTRQQQIGFCPRRPRPVHRPVWQSGEQYTFQEFEVKAKSFEKSYLRKCSKKGGLSPLEIETLYWKATVDKPFSVEYANDMPGSAFMPVSARKSSSTSRDAGDNVTLGETAWNMRGVSRSKGSLLRFMKEEIPGVTSPMVYIAMLFSWFAWHVEDHDLHSLNYLHMGAGKTWYGVPKDAAVAFEEVVRVQGYAGEINPLVTFSTLGEKTTVMSPEVFVSSGIPCCRLVQNAGEFVVTFPRAYHTGFSHGFNCAEAANIATPEWLRVAKDAAIRRASINYPPMVSHFQLLYDLALALCSRMPSRISSEPRSSRLKDKRKCEGDIVVKELFVQDVIQNNDLLHVLGKGSPIILLPQSSSHLSVCSKLRVGSQLRVNPGFSHGSHSLKEEMKSSGSVSDGLMRDRQQVKGFYSVRGKLASLSESNTLPSLSGSNNVHGLNSKRSNLNCERESNVEGEGLSDQRLFSCVTCGILSFACVAIIQPTEEAARYLMSADCSFFNDWVVGSGLASEAFPVATGDPITSKNAPCTGLEEYNAPAGLYDVLVQSGDYQIQVVDQGNEVVSNTEMPRKTSALGLLALNYGNSSDSEEDQVEPDVPVCSDEPNMTNCSLESRYRDQSASPPSRNPYAGTGGVHSPSSQGSGCENELRLQTFDHYATDGRKIANFKDSSPKKFDCSADFKTNNSASTATGFGKAIVPIQKTSMSFHPGCDVDSSRMHVFCLEHAVEVEQQLRSIGGVHILLLCHPDYPRIEDEAKSMAEELGISYLWNDMAFMNAAKEDETRIQLALDSEEAIAGNGDWAVKLGINLFYSASLSRSHLYSKQMPYNSVIYKAFGRSSPASSPTRIDAYGRRGSKPKKVVAGKWCGKVWMSNQVHSFLVKRDPEEEVEVAEDEEEWTFCAWAMPDEDHEVKSEITRKTEKTVKKYARKRKMTADTRTTKKAKCFDKEDAVSDYSVDDNSPQQQRRLPKSKQAKHNESGPTKKPKRIETEDAVSGDSMQDNDSLQQNGRFLHSEQVKYIERSDVSDDSMGVESHQQHRRTAKSKQFKPVETDVVSDDSFEGSSHQPQRVLRSKTTKCTGRENLISEDVHGFSSHQQRRSISRSKQARARFIEREDTALDETPEDNFQRHKRILRNKQTKPETRGKMRQETPRQVKRGTVPLVKQGTRTPRNQQTPQQTKKQTPRLRNNQSEQNSFDLYAEEETEGGPSTRLRKRAPKPSKGPGTKPKEQQQTARKKAKNASAGKAQGGRNETKLKEEDAEFVCDFEGCTMSFASKHDLSSHKRNICPVKGCGKKFFSHKYLVQHRRVHTDDRPLRCPWKGCKMTFKWAWARTEHIRVHTGARPYVCAEPGCAQTFRFVSDFSRHKRKTGHSVKKSKK